The Triticum aestivum cultivar Chinese Spring chromosome 3A, IWGSC CS RefSeq v2.1, whole genome shotgun sequence genome includes a region encoding these proteins:
- the LOC123062889 gene encoding vegetative cell wall protein gp1: protein MEGDASKPLLAASTTSDDIPDERARRDLPRGAPPTTKEHPAFSSSPSPPPAAAAGTPAFSSSPSPPPPAGIPDPEAALSSSELSAPTADPEDPSSAKNSPVGPTPTPSSLPPADPQARVAAGDGSSSSARHWWNFSGRVRPRGPSQSHLPVLVHGAQLPVPAPRRSIHESIQALRRQGPRLDSVGVEKVIGLFGFSLFGSLSLLPSTAERAASKDNLTGTQRVILVLSFALIWVLASVGLLCGLHGKSNFEQAVCRLTARLGILGLTLLVVLHLTWMLPTGTFATLLLRLHDRRCHTSLSVMGNELPSWRGQDRGDCSNRAAVGEVSKSAC, encoded by the exons ATGGAAGGCGATGCGAGCAAGCCGCTGCTCGCAGCCTCGACCACCTCCGACGACATCCCCGACGAACGGGCGCGCCGGGACTTGCCTCGTGGTGCTCCTCCGACGACCAAGGAGCATCCggccttctcctcctccccttcgcCGCCGCCTGCCGCGGCCGCGGGCACCCCggccttctcctcctcgccttcgccgccgcctcccgcgggcATCCCCGACCCCGAGGCCGCCTTATCCTCCTCCGAGCTTTCGGCGCCGACTGCCGACCCCGAGGACCCGAGCAGCGCCAAGAATTCTCCGGTGGGGCCCACACCGACGCCCTCCTCCCTCCCGCCAGCAGATCCCCAGGCTCGCGTGGCCGCGGGCGACGGGTCATCGTCTTCCGCGAGACATTGGTGGAACTTCTCTGGCAGGGTGCGACCAAGGGGGCCGTCGCAGTCGCACCTTCCCGTCTTGGTTCACGGCGCTCAACTTCCCGTCCCCGCCCCGCGTCGCAGCATCCACGAGTCCATTCAGGCGCTCCGTCGCCAGGGACCAAGG CTTGACTCAGTTGGCGTTGAGAAGGTGATCGGCCTATTTGGTTTCTCCCTATTCGGATCCCTTTCCCTCTTGCCCTCCACCGCAGAGCGCGCCGCGAGCAAAGATAACTTGACAGGCACACAGAGGGTCATCCTCGTGCTGAGCTTCGCTTTGATCTGGGTGCTGGCTAGCGTGGGGCTCTTATGTGGACTGCACGGCAAGTCCAACTTCGAGCAGGCGGTATGCAGGCTCACTGCTCGCCTAGGGATTCTTGGACTGACACTACTAGTGGTTCTCCACCTCACATGGATGCTCCCGACCGGCACCTTTGCCACTCTGCTTCTACGTCTTCATGATCGCCGCTGTCATACTTCACTTAGTGTCATGGGTAACG AGCTGCCTAGTTGGCGAGGACAAGATCGAGGAGATTGCAGCAACAGAGCAGCGGTAGGCGAGGTCAGTAAAAGCGCATGTTAA